The following proteins are co-located in the Gorilla gorilla gorilla isolate KB3781 chromosome 7, NHGRI_mGorGor1-v2.1_pri, whole genome shotgun sequence genome:
- the LOC101152547 gene encoding large ribosomal subunit protein uL1-like produces the protein MSSKVSRHTLYEAVREVLHGNQCKRQKFLETVELHISLKNYDPQKDKRFSGTVRLKSTPHPKFSVCVLGDQQHCDEAKAVDIPHMDIKMLKNLNKNKKLVKKLVKKYDAFLASESLIKQIPRILGPGLNKAGKFPSLLTHNENMVAKVDEVKSTIKFQMKKVLCLAVAVGHVKMTDDELVCNTHLAVNFLVSLLKKNWQNVQVLYIKSTMGKPQRLY, from the coding sequence ATGAGCAGCAAAGTCTCTCGCCACACCCTGTACGAGGCGGTGCGGGAAGTCCTGCACGGGAACCAGTGCAAGCGCCAAAAGTTCCTGGAGACGGTGGAGTTGCACATCAGCTTGAAGAACTATGACCCCCAGAAGGACAAGCGCTTCTCGGGCACCGTCAGGCTTAAGtccactccccaccccaagtTCTCTGTGTGTGTCCTGGGGGACCAGCAACACTGTGACGAGGCTAAGGCCGTGGATATCCCCCACATGGACATCAAGATGCTGAAAAACCTCAACAAGAATAAAAAACTGGTCAAGAAGCTGGTCAAGAAGTATGATGCGTTTTTGGCCTCAGAGTCTCTGATCAAGCAGATTCCACGAATCCTCGGCCCAGGTCTAAATAAGGCAGGAAAGTTCCCTTCACTGCTCACACACAACGAAAATATGGTGGCCAAAGTGGATGAGGTGAAGTCCACAATCAAGTTCCAAATGAAGAAGGTGTTATGTCTGGCTGTAGCTGTTGGTCACGTGAAGATGACAGACGATGAGCTTGTGTGTAACACTCACCTGGCTGTCAACTTCTTGGTGTCATTGCTCAAGAAAAACTGGCAGAATGTCCAGGTCTTATATATCAAGAGCACCATGGGCAAGCCCCAGCGCCTATATTAA